GTCGATGCTGCGCGTTCTCTCCTCACCCCAGGCCGACGGCTTCGCGGAGTCGACCGGGCCCGACGACTTCGGCGAGGCGCTGTACGAGGTGCGTCTTCGCCTAGCGGACGGTGCTCGGCGGTCCATTCGCCTGCGCCCCGCCCCCGACGCGCAGCGGTACCTCGCCGTAGCCGACAGTCTCCCGTACGTCGTTGAGCTTCAGGCGCCTACATGGGACCAATCGGTTCTTCGGGGCCGCTCGGCCCTCCTGGATTCCGGTTGAGAAGCACTCTCGTTTGGTCATTCACGAGGGGGGCTTCTTCGGTCGTTTAATCGCTTTGAACCGACGGTGCAACTCCAAGCGGGGCTTCCTGTTTTCCCATGGCGTGTTGTCCGTCATTCTTCCCTGTGCCTCCATGGCCGCCCCCACGCAATACCGTGCGATTTGGATTTCCGATGTCCACTTGGGGACCCCGCAGGCCAAGGCCGCCTACCTGCTTGACTTTCTACGCAACCACGATGCCGACCGATACTACCTTCTCGGCGACATCATTGACGGGTGGGCGCTAAAGCGGTCCTGGTACTGGCCCTCGTCGCACAACGACCTGATCCGGGGCCTGCTCCAGAAGGCCGAGGGCACCAACGTCACCTACATCCCCGGCAACCACGACGAGGTGGCGCGCGATTTCCCTGGCCTCCAGCTCGGCGGCATCACCGTTCAGCGGAAGACCCAGCACACCACGGCGGACGGGCGTCGCTTTCTGGTGGTGCACGGCGACGAGTTTGAGGGGGTCGTGCGCCACTCCAAGTGGATCGAGCTTCTGGGGAGCTGGGCGTACACCGGCGTCCTCGCGGCCGACCGCTGGTACAACCGTCTGCGACGTCTCCTGGATCTGCCCTACTGGTCCCTCGCCAATTACATAAAGGAGACCCGTCACATCCGACAAGTCATTGCGGAATTCGAGGAGACGGCCGCGCGGGAGGCAGACGGCGAGGGGTTCGATGGCGTGATTTGCGGCCACATTCACCGGCCCCGAATGCGGGCCGTCACTAACACCCAGTACGTCAACACCGGCGACTGGATCGAGAACTGTACGGCGTTGGTGGAGCACCGGGACGGGCGGCTCGAACTCCGCCAGTGGATTCCGGACGGGGTGGGCCCGCGAGGCGCGATCGCGACGGAAGCATCGGCACAGCAGAACGGCACCCCCTCACTGGTCTCGTCCCTCGACACCGACCCACGGGACGGATAGCTGTGCTCGGGGGGCGGCCGTCCACCGATTTCTTGCCCGTTATTCGGCGACGGTTTCGGCTCCCTCCGCTCGCTGCAGGAGCCGATGCAGCTTCCCCGGAAACTCCTTGTCCAGAACCGACTCCACACGGGCCGACGCACGTCCCACCTCATCCCGGTCGACGCCCGTCTCAATCCCGAGTCCGTCGAGTAGATAGGCGGTGTCTTCCGTGGCGATGTTGCCGGTGGCCCCGTCGATGAACGGGCACCCCCCCATCCCCGCCAG
This is a stretch of genomic DNA from Salinibacter grassmerensis. It encodes these proteins:
- a CDS encoding UDP-2,3-diacylglucosamine diphosphatase encodes the protein MAAPTQYRAIWISDVHLGTPQAKAAYLLDFLRNHDADRYYLLGDIIDGWALKRSWYWPSSHNDLIRGLLQKAEGTNVTYIPGNHDEVARDFPGLQLGGITVQRKTQHTTADGRRFLVVHGDEFEGVVRHSKWIELLGSWAYTGVLAADRWYNRLRRLLDLPYWSLANYIKETRHIRQVIAEFEETAAREADGEGFDGVICGHIHRPRMRAVTNTQYVNTGDWIENCTALVEHRDGRLELRQWIPDGVGPRGAIATEASAQQNGTPSLVSSLDTDPRDG